A region from the Longimicrobiaceae bacterium genome encodes:
- a CDS encoding saccharopine dehydrogenase C-terminal domain-containing protein has protein sequence MRMLVLGAGLQGSACAYDLLAHTDYDVVIADIDVDNVAEFLQPYVGGRLTLQRVDANDRAAVRAVMEGATATMSAFPYYFNLGMAVAAIDAGSHFCDLGGNTEIVLQQKELHDRARERGVSVIPDCGLAPGMVNILAQYGVSRLDETHAVRIKVGGLPQNPEPPLNYQIVYSLEGALDYYTTLSWVLRDGRPTQVKALSEVEELEFPGAGTLEAFHTAGGLSTMAQSYEGKVPTMEYKTLRYPGHAKIMEAVRDLGLLELEPVDVKGTKVVPRDVFISVVGPRLRKDYRASPDMVVLRVEAEGIRDGEPALLRWDLLDRFDAKTGITAMMRTTGFSLAITGAFQAQGMIQPGVWTPDEAMPAPSYIDALANRGVVIHEHRLSPAAV, from the coding sequence ATGCGGATGCTCGTGCTCGGCGCGGGGCTGCAGGGATCGGCGTGTGCGTACGACCTGCTCGCGCACACCGACTACGACGTGGTCATCGCCGACATCGACGTCGACAACGTCGCCGAGTTCCTCCAGCCCTACGTCGGCGGCCGTCTCACCCTGCAGAGGGTGGACGCCAACGACCGTGCCGCCGTGCGGGCCGTGATGGAAGGGGCGACGGCAACCATGAGCGCCTTCCCGTACTACTTCAACCTGGGGATGGCCGTCGCCGCGATCGACGCGGGCTCCCACTTCTGCGACCTGGGCGGCAACACCGAGATCGTGCTGCAGCAGAAGGAGCTGCACGACCGCGCCCGCGAGCGGGGCGTCAGCGTGATCCCCGACTGCGGCCTGGCTCCCGGGATGGTCAACATCCTGGCCCAGTACGGCGTCAGCCGGCTGGACGAGACGCACGCCGTGCGCATCAAGGTGGGCGGGCTCCCGCAGAACCCCGAGCCCCCGCTCAACTACCAGATCGTCTACTCGCTGGAGGGCGCGCTCGACTACTACACCACCCTCTCCTGGGTCCTGCGCGACGGCAGGCCCACCCAGGTGAAGGCGCTCTCCGAGGTGGAGGAGCTGGAGTTCCCCGGCGCGGGCACGCTGGAGGCCTTCCACACGGCGGGCGGCCTCTCCACGATGGCGCAGAGCTACGAGGGGAAGGTCCCCACCATGGAGTACAAGACGCTGCGCTATCCCGGCCACGCGAAGATCATGGAGGCCGTCCGCGACCTGGGCCTGCTGGAGCTGGAGCCGGTGGACGTCAAGGGGACCAAGGTGGTCCCGCGCGACGTGTTCATCTCCGTCGTGGGGCCGCGGCTGCGCAAGGACTACCGCGCCAGCCCGGACATGGTGGTGCTCCGCGTGGAGGCCGAGGGGATCAGGGACGGAGAGCCCGCGCTGCTCCGCTGGGACCTGCTCGACCGGTTCGACGCGAAGACCGGGATCACCGCGATGATGCGGACCACCGGCTTCTCGCTCGCCATCACCGGCGCCTTCCAGGCGCAGGGGATGATCCAGCCCGGCGTCTGGACCCCCGACGAGGCGATGCCCGCCCCGTCCTACATCGACGCCCTCGCCAACCGCGGCGTCGTCATCCACGAGCACCGCCTCTCGCCGGCCGCGGTGTAG